The genomic interval TCTGTCAGATGTTTGGCTAAGTGTTTCCGGATCATTTTAAAATGACTGCCTTCTCCGGTACTGTACATTTCAGGCCCGCCAAAAACTTCTGCAATAAAATGGGCAACATGCAGCTGGTGTTCTTTTGACATGTGTTTAAAGACAGGTTCCAGAAGCTCATCACTTAATACTTTTGCATAAAAAAGCTCAGTAAGTTTTTCAAATACAGGCATTCCGCCAGCCCATTCGTAAAGTGTTGGAATTGTTGTTAGTTTTTCGCCCATTTTTATTCAGGTATATGTAGTTTCAGACTTTCCAAGTTTTTTAAACGGGGACGCCTCGTCTTGGAAAGTCCTCAAAG from Dyadobacter sp. NIV53 carries:
- a CDS encoding group II truncated hemoglobin, whose protein sequence is MGEKLTTIPTLYEWAGGMPVFEKLTELFYAKVLSDELLEPVFKHMSKEHQLHVAHFIAEVFGGPEMYSTGEGSHFKMIRKHLAKHLTENHRKRWVSLLTETADEMNLPDDPEFRSAFVAYIEWGTRIAVLNSNIEELNMNPDEPMPKWGWGVPGGPYLG